From the genome of Salvia splendens isolate huo1 chromosome 7, SspV2, whole genome shotgun sequence:
TGGCTTCTTCTAAATGGAATTTTTGTAGACGAAGCTCGTTCCCTTCTGCTAGAGATTTGGTGGCCAGTTTCTCTTTGGCTTCAAACATAGTCGCCGGCTGCACAGAAAGCCTTCTAAATTCCTCCTGAATCCTCTTTGCTGTGCTAGCATTTTGTGACCTGGTTTTTCTCAATGTTTCTTCAGCTCTTATAGCTCTCTGCTCCTGCTCCACTTTCGAGCTCATAAGAGATTCCAGATCAGCTTCGAATTCGTGTGCTTGCTATTTCACTCGTCTTCTCCCGCCTGTTATGGGCGATGGCTAAACTATCATCTCTGGGCGTGGCGGTTCTTCCGCTGGTCCCTTCATATTTTTGGCCACACAGCCATGCGCGACCCTGTCTACGGCTGTGGTGTGCCACTATCTCACTCCCCCTCGCTATGCAGACGTCGGCCTCTTGTGTTTGCTGCTGCCTCTGCCATAACAGCTCTTGCCGGCCTTCTCGGACGTGACATGACGGCTTCACTGCTGTAGCTTTCTCACCCTTTCAACTCCGTCATCTTTGGCCTTCACGGCCACTATAGGAGAGGAGTTGTTCGGTCGCatacttcctctccccctcgaCCGGACAAACCGTGAACTCCTTCTCTGCTTTCTTATCTTGACTGCTGCTGTTTTCTCTTCGGCCATAGACAATCCACCGTCGCTGGCTCTCTTCTCGGTGACCGTTTCCACAACCTTAGCTTTTCGGGGACAGTCTTCTCCCGGGCGTCCTTCTCCCCCTCAGCCGGACAAACTGTAGCGGCGGCTGATTCTTCTTTTGGGAGAATTGGAGACAATATGTTGAAAGGGCTGATGTTGGCCATGAAATTGAAGTTGGGGTTTTGGATGGTGGAGTTGTACAGAGATGAGTTATCTGATGACATAGGGCTTCCTCCCACCGTTGATGACGACATAACTTGACAATCTCCAtacattcttcttctttttttctttttttccttccttCTATTTGACGATCTCAATCTTCCCTCAGAATTTGTCAAAGGAGAGTGGTGTCGCTGCAGCTGTTGCCTTTTTTTAGAGACAGTGAACGATCCCTATGatcgaacctgctctgataccatgttagaaaatacaatgcggaaaataaaagactattgcagaaagtaaaagacggagagaactttaaagactacattgtgaatgacttgagTTCTATTCTCTCCATGAttacacaactatatatagactttaattctagctaaacatggaaaatatattctaatttcaTAAATATCTTCTTGATTTGATCTTCCATAATCTTCAATTGATTTCCTTCATTATTCTTGTCATAACTTCATCTCTTTCCTTCTTGTTctctaattaataaatttccTCATTCCAACAGTTGGTTAATGAGAATTATTGAGTTAGATTGCTCAATGGTGAGAATTTGTGCAATACATGACATACTAATCAACAAATTAGCTTCtttttataaacaaaattacAACTAAGAAACCGCCGGAATTCGGATCATGATATTTAGACAAACATTTAGGTTccttttttatgtatttttttatattttattattgagATGTACTTATAGACTTATAGTACTACAAATATACATATGAAATATTTATATTCTCTTAACCACTTATCAAATTTCCAATATACTGTATTTTTTTCGTGATAAGAAGATATAAAGAATATAGtaacaacaataaaaaaaagttcaaatttTGCCTGTAAGGCCAGCTATAATTACGTACGATAGCTTTGGTCAATATCGTGCATATAGAATCTTTAATTGTctaaactttccttttttaaatataaaaaattgctAATCATTAGCAAGATCgatatgatcaaattcatacatATTTTCCGTTtacttttattaaataatagtatattgATTTGTGGTTAGGTCCTAAACATATTCACATCGAGACACCTCTATTTCATCTGTGCCAATCCTACATATGACGATaatattaatcaaaatttatatCCATACTGATACATAATAATAGAATGTgattaatttcatgcatataaataattgaaaagattaaataaaattggaaCCATTATTATTGGTGATGGCTGCTTCAAATTAGTACTCCAATCAATACTAACGACTGGCTCTATAACTTTATTTTAACCTTTTGAGATGCTAGATAATAAAAACGtgtacacataataattcattatTACAGTTTATTTATGACATGTAATCATCAATAATGAAGAGGCTCCCTCGACAAGAAATTAACTGCAACTTTTAATTATCCATTTATTTTTAGATTCTATTGTTCACACGTGCAGCGCACACGGGTGCTTCTTGTCTTAAAACATTATAATATCCATTTCAAATGCTAGTTTCTATAAAACCAATGTCGGCAGCGTTACATACAAATCGAAatagtaaaagagaaaaaaaggtaagtacataaactatacatgtacatgatatttttaaaattttaaattaattgaatttaattaaaaattaattttattatttattgtattatatgTAGCAATAAGAAAGAAGTGGTATAAAAGTTTTATGTCAAATTGTAACATGATTTCGAGCCTGATTCGAATTAATTTAGAATACGTAGGATAACCagtaataaatttatattttactgGTAAATTATCTAAGAGTAATATTTAACTGAAATGAGAGATACTAAACCAATAAGAAATGAGATGGCCACCGACGAGCAAAGGTAACTTAGTGGTTGGCCTATCCATTCAATTTCCAACTTTACTAAGTGAAATCTAtgtttctaaaattttattgCAGTAAAGTAAGAACTacagtaatatttataaaaatgttATTGAGAGGAATTTTGGTAGTTATAACTGaaacttttcaaataaaaaataagatttttttttattgcaacTCACAAGTCACACTTAATTTATCTACACGAGCATCCACACTAGCATAGCAATAGTTTAAATGGTTGATCGACTCTATTGTCAGCCCATTAAAATCATTAACTTTTTTAAGTTCGATCACTAAAATTGATGGAATAAGACATGTCAATGTAAGTGTATATCTTTTCCGAAAAAGAAGCTTAAACAACATCATATTTAAACAGGATGGAATAAGACATGTCAATGTAAGTGCATATCTTTTCCGAAAAAGAAGCTTAAACAACATCATATTTACACTGTTTAAAaagattaaaatgaaaaattatcatatttaacaaaatgaataaaatagattCATAGAAAGATACTTTTAATCAGGTAGTAGTAAGTAGGGTATGTCCAAATTTTTAAAAACCAACAATTTATACATAGGTCCAGGCCCAATGGTTTGCAGTTTTTGGACCTTTAGGCCTAATCAATAATTTAATAAAcgtccaaaattaaaaaaaaaaggtacTTTTCCATAGACCagtaaattcaaaattaatatgtttaatctataaaagaaaataaaaagcaatgaataattaaattagatTCCCTAATTTTtgttaaaacatttaattagaTTTGTTAATGATTACATTTTGCAGATATATACTTAGAATATTCAGCATTATACTCCATCCTAATAATCAACACATATGAGATTGCAAAACAGATTAcaaataatcaattttttttttcaaataaagcaatttacttCAAATTACAGCTATACGTTACGCAGCTAGTAATTAATTGCAGATTTAAACACTCGAAATCCAgtaaataagaaaacaaaaatcTAATCCTACTTTCATTGTGACAAATCGTCAAACACCTTCGCCGGCAAACTCAATCATCGCATCTTCGACAACCGCGGTGATCTTCTGATTCCAGAGGCGGCAGCCACCACCGCAGCCCCAATCTTCCTCCCTCCCCTAACCAATTTCTTCTTTCCCCCCCTTTTCCGCTCTTCACCGGAGCTACTTCTCTCCGCGATTCCGATTTCTCCGCCGCTGCTGCTCACCATTTCGCTCTCCCTCGCCACTCGTTCAAAATCATCGCCCAATTTCCTCACCAAGCCTCTCTTCACCCCCGCAATCACCTCCTCCTCGTAGTCATCCATCAATCCGACGACGCGGCGGCGCTTAATCGCCACCGGAGCGCGCGGCGGAGAGGCCGATGCGTCGATCTCGGCTGATTTTGTCCCAAATTTCGTCGGAATTGGGGATCTGGTAAAGATCTGTTCCCGCTGAGCTCGGAGCCGCTCGACGTTGCCCTCGATGCGGCCCTGGAGGCGGTGGCGCTGGATGCTGAGGCCGCCCATGGACCAGTGAGCCTCGCGCGCCCACGAAATGAGCGGATCCGTGACGGAGGGCGGCGGATCGACTCTCTCGTCGTTGAGCTTGACGTCGGTGTGGAGGCGCGGCCGCGGTAGGGCGACGCCGTAGAATCTCCCCGGACCTAATGCAACAACCATTTCGGCGGAGGTTTATCTGCGTGTGTTTTGGTGAGATTGGGTATTGGTGATGGATTGTGATTGAAGGGGCGTGAGTTTTGTAGGGCTTGAGTAGAGATGTGGCGGGAAAATTGGCGCCATTGACGGAATTGGAAAGCTTAGCCAAAACCGCGCCATAACAAatcatttaaatttctaaaatctgatttaatattttaatttgataataGTACTAATTTCAAGACGTAGCGAATATTAATTTGAGAATCAAATTGAGATTGATCGTTACTAGGTAGTATCATAAcccaaaattttcaaattcacaTTTTGTGAGCTTGTGACTTGAGAAATCAATGACTCGAGAAAACGAGCATTTTGGCACATGAAGAATTTCTCTAACAAATAGTACTAATACTAGACAACAACTATTTTTACTCCATTCGTTCACTATCAAGATTCTAaattaaaatactccctccgtctcattaaatatgcaatatttgAGAATTGACACAagtttttatgtagtgttgttttgtgagttaatgaagagagagtaaagtaagagatatgaaaaagtagagatagagatgtttctattttatgaaaCGTTTCaattttaatgggacaaactaaaaaggaaaacgtttcatttctaatgggacaaagggagtaataAACATGtggtatattattttaatatatacagAGAGGGGGTGTATTAGGGCACAGTCATTGGATTCTTGGTTTGGATGGTTATGATAATAATtgccgagctacattattagataaaaatatacattattagttgaggtacattattagactaaaaatcTACGCTATTAGACtaaaatgttactccctccgtaccattgaacatgactcactttcctttttagtttgtcccaaccaagatgactcattactaaaaatagaaacaccttttatctctactttatttcatctctcttactttattctctccacttaacacacaaaataaatctgcataaaatctcgtgccgcccaaggaaggggccatcttcagtgggacggagggagtgctaCATTATTATCTGAGGTACATTGTTAGGTTCAAAATCTAcgattattagatgacacgtgacattaatctaaTCGTTATATCACAAAATCCAATAGAGTGACAAGTGTTTTGTGTTTTACATATATTTAGCATTAGGATATAAATACATCCTTATATTGAGATATTCGACTATACGAGAAATAGTCTCAATAAAGCTCCTAACGACATTTTCACCCACAAATGTACACAAATTGAATCCCTACATCAtcgatttcaattttttcatagTCTCCactcaagtaaaaaaaattaattacttccATAAGCTCCAATTCTTCTATGATAAGTACCTAGATTTGAGGTAGCCATATTTTGAAATCACAAAACCACACAAAGCACCTAAACAAGCGGACAATCCCACACTTTGATAGCCCTCTCCCTTTGTCTCTAGATATGCTAGAAAAAAACCCTCATTCCATCTTCTTCGATTTGAAGCCCACCAATCCATCTCACAATCACAATGTGTGGTAGCTGTATGAAATGCatcggctgctgctgctgcctcctcttcctcctcctcctcgccctcGCCCTCACCGCCTCCTACTACTACGCCCTCTACGTCCCCCAAGTCCCCACCTACGAGGTCCACAGCCTCGACGTCCGCACATTCTCCATGCTCCCCGACCTCACCCTCGACACCAACATCGTCGCCACCATCAAGGCCTCAAACCCTAATTCCGACATAGGCTTCATCTACGGCGAGAATGGGCAAGTCAACGTGGTattcaacgaaacagacgtgctCTGCATGGGCCACCCCCCACCCTTTCGCCAGGGGAATAGGAACGTGACGAATATCCGGGTGGACATGGTGGGGAAGAGCCGGGTGGGGCCGGGGCTTCAGGCGGCTCTGCAGGAGAACCAGAAGAGCCATAGGCCCGTCCCGTTGGTGGTGAAGGTGATGATGCCGGTTAGGGTTGTGGTGGAGGGTATCCCCTTGAGGGAGTTTAAGGTTTATGTCAACTCTTCTATGTTGGTTGATAACTTGGCTCCTAACAAGATGATGAAAATCATATCGAGTGATGTGTCTTATTATTTTGAGTTGTGAGAGGGTTTTAAGGATGCAATATATTATTCTTTGGGAGAGATTTGGTGTGTGATTTATTGAGcttaaaagaaatgaaatttaCTCCAGTTCGAATCATGGAGGTGATGGTTTTTACGTTACGGATTCAATAGTTTAACATCACGAAGTTTGGTAACATTCTGGATTGTCGCATTATATGGTTTAAAATGGAAtattaaatcatgaattttaattttctcaatTGTTTCACTCATGCAAATTCATCTAATATGTAATTTCCTAGCACACTTGGAATTTGTCGAATCTTGCCATTGCGCCACAATATAGTCTAGCATGTTTATGCACAAGATCTCTAGATAGGAGCATTATTAGttagcatatcttttccatatctttatttttttgttcattaagttagttaTTAGCGTTATAAATAGGAGGTTTATCCCCTTTTTGTCAAGGTTTGAGACAAGACCCTCAAATTTGTCGTCCCACTGCGCGAGAACTTGAAACGGCTGGAGCTCCTTGGCTGTATAGTTGTAGGTGCACCTCCCTTCACCATCACGGTCAAGCAGATTACGGGTTTTTGCATCGAACCACCATAGAATCTCCCATGACAGGCACAACTGGCCAACATACACCACCTCCCAATCTCGGTGCCCTTTTCCAGCCAATAATCTTGGCAAAACAGAGTCAACCCTTGTTTTGCCTGTTGTGAATGCCTTAGTTTCCTTCAGATCCTTGTACCTAATTATGTGATCAAATTTACGAGGCCTCAAATCTTCAATCATCTTAGGAGTTACAGAGTCCTTGCATATCGTTGGAAGACATCTGATATCGCAACTCTTGAGCTCCACCGTCATCTgctgtgagctccaccgtcaTCTGCTGTACCAACTTCTGGTGTTGAGACAAAACATCTACtccatcaacttcatcatctgaACCAAAACACCTCTTCACAGATTGATGCTCCATCTTTATTAACTCAACAACATCAAAAGTGGCCTTATTTTCATAATCATCATCTAATAGAGACTATTTTGATTCATCAACCTCATCAAGAAAACTCCACATCCAGTTCAAggaattatttttttccattttgtgaTGGGCATCCAGTTCTTGATCAAGACTTGAAGAATGGTGGATGGGAATCGATTCGGTTTCATAACACAATTCTTCATCCACTCTCTTCCCTTCGCCCCGAAAATCCTTATCCTCATCAATGGTTCCACTCAATGGATGCTGGCACGAGGGCGCGCGTtggaacagaggctgctgctcAGCAGCGGGCTGTTCAAGGCGGGCAACAGCCTAACGGAGCTGAGTCGTCGGATGGCAACAAGATGTTGATCGTGGCAGCAATGGACGGTCCTTATGCCAAGGCTGTCCATTAGAGTGTGTGGGTAGCCGGTGACTATAAGGGTTCGAACTTTGCGTCTGCACGTAAGAATCCCGGGTAAAATAGGGCTGGCGCTGTGGCATCATCGAATGCAGCTGGTGGTAGGGTTGTCTCGAATAGCCAACATCGAAGTCCTCATCATATCCATTAGAGTCGGATGCGCTCTCTTCATAGTCATCAAAGTCCCAATCATTATTAGAGTAATACGTGGATTCACTCGCTTCATAGATTAGGCTACTCCTTGGCGCCCGAGCGCGCGACTTGTCCTAGCAGGACGGCTGGCGAGCAGGTCCATCCAGCTGGTATGGAAGCTGTGACAGGTACCTGTCCGGCTTTTGGTGCTGTGGCTGCCGATACGTCGGCTGGGTATAACGCCGATACTGACGGTTCCAATTAGCGCCGCCGCCATTACGAAAAACCGTAAGTTGGTTCTGGGCCGTCCATATGTAGTCCATCTTCGCCATAATGGATTCCTGTGGCGTCGAGCCTCTTAGCGGAGGCATCACTATATCCCGAATGTAATCGGTACTCGGCGGCATGCAGATTTGAACCCTCCATCCAACTCCGGGGTTCGTTCGAGGAGGCATGAGATCAAGATGAAAAAAGAAGGGTGTATAAAATAGGAATTTTGTGCTTCTGTTCGAtctgttttcttttttgttgaaGAAGGCCTCTTCCTTATTTTTGATTGGTGAGTTTATGGATTAAAGAAAACGGAGGGTTTGATGAGATTTGTGGTGTCGGACAGAGGTGGATGATAAGGGGTGAGGGTGGTTCCCTTACCGGCGACGGTGAAGCTCGGCAGCGGCTAGTTGTTGTGCGCGGGTGGATTTCCGTCAGGCAGCAACGTAGTTGTGATTCGAACGATGTGGCTATTTGCTGTGCGCGGTGGATTCCCGTCGACGCAGTTGTGGTTCGATCGGTGTTGTGGAGGGTGAGAACACggtgaaagcaccagttgttaagaggGGTTTCCTCCTGACGGCCTAACCTGTCACGATAAAGCACAAATGAACGTTTTTGGCGCCCGAGAAGAGGGTCGGCGGAGATGAGATGACTGGCGGCGGAAGTCTTCCGTCGGCAGTCTACGTTTTTGTTTGTTATCTTGATACGCAAGAATAgtggaaaataatatttcattagCATGAGAGAATCCatacatatttatatttataatatatgtgGATACAATATGGAAAGATAtgttaaatccctataatatctaaataaaataatataataaaaaaagatctaaacaaaataatattatagtaTAAGAGGCTCGTAACATCATGAAAGAAAATGTGATTCGCCGCAGTCTGGTCCTTCTCCGATCTTAAAACGGATAACTGATGCTT
Proteins encoded in this window:
- the LOC121810815 gene encoding uncharacterized protein LOC121810815 → MVVALGPGRFYGVALPRPRLHTDVKLNDERVDPPPSVTDPLISWAREAHWSMGGLSIQRHRLQGRIEGNVERLRAQREQIFTRSPIPTKFGTKSAEIDASASPPRAPVAIKRRRVVGLMDDYEEEVIAGVKRGLVRKLGDDFERVARESEMVSSSGGEIGIAERSSSGEERKRGGKKKLVRGGRKIGAAVVAAASGIRRSPRLSKMR
- the LOC121741323 gene encoding NDR1/HIN1-like protein 6, whose protein sequence is MCGSCMKCIGCCCCLLFLLLLALALTASYYYALYVPQVPTYEVHSLDVRTFSMLPDLTLDTNIVATIKASNPNSDIGFIYGENGQVNVVFNETDVLCMGHPPPFRQGNRNVTNIRVDMVGKSRVGPGLQAALQENQKSHRPVPLVVKVMMPVRVVVEGIPLREFKVYVNSSMLVDNLAPNKMMKIISSDVSYYFEL